A window of Citrus sinensis cultivar Valencia sweet orange chromosome 7, DVS_A1.0, whole genome shotgun sequence contains these coding sequences:
- the LOC102626232 gene encoding F-box/LRR-repeat protein 14 produces MDTLPDHLVWEILGRIKKTVDRNSASLACKRFYEVDNEQRLSLRVGCGLDPVNEALTSLCNRFGNLTKVEISYAGWMSRLGKQLDDQGLLILSNSCPYLTDLTLNYCTFITDVGLCYLASCLNLSTLKLKFTTRITGCGILSVVVGCKNLTVLHLIRCLNVNSVEWLEYLGKLERLEDLLIKNCRAIGEGDLIKLGPCWRKLKRLQFEVDVNYRYMKVYDRLAVDRWQRQRVPCENMVELSLKNCIISPGRGLACVLGKCRNLEKIHLDMCVGVRDSDIINMAQTSSKLRSISLRVPSDFSLPILMSNPLRLTDESLKALADNCRMLESVRISFSDGEFPSISSFTLDGILTLIQKCPVRELSLDYVYSFNDVGMEALCSAHYLEILELARCQEISDEGLQLACQFPHLSILRLRKCLGVTDDGLKPLVGSLKLDLLAVEDCPQVSERGVQGAARSVSFRQDLSWMY; encoded by the coding sequence ATGGATACGTTACCAGACCATTTGGTTTGGGAGATTTTGGGCAGGATTAAGAAAACTGTGGACAGGAACTCGGCTTCATTGGCATGTAAACGTTTTTATGAAGTGGATAATGAACAGAGGCTTTCTCTTCGGGTGGGCTGTGGATTAGACCCTGTGAATGAAGCATTGACTTCCCTCTGCAACAGATTTGGCAACTTAACCAAAGTAGAAATATCTTATGCTGGTTGGATGTCTAGGTTGGGTAAACAATTGGATGATCAGGGGCTTTTGATTCTTTCTAACAGCTGTCCTTATCTGACTGATCTCACCTTAAACTACTGCACTTTTATCACTGATGTGGGTCTTTGTTACTTGGCTTCTTGCTTAAATCTTTCAACATTGAAGTTGAAATTCACCACGAGAATCACCGGTTGTGGAATATTATCTGTTGTTGTTGGTTGCAAGAATCTCACAGTTCTTCACCTTATCCGATGTCTTAATGTTAATAGCGTTGAATGGCTAGAATATCTTGGCAAGCTTGAAAGGCTTGAGGATCTCTTGATTAAGAATTGTAGGGCAATTGGGGAAGGTGATTTGATAAAGCTAGGACCTTGTTGGCGGAAGCTTAAACGGCTGCAATTTGAAGTGGATGTTAATTACAGATATATGAAGGTTTATGATAGGTTGGCTGTAGATAGGTGGCAAAGGCAGCGTGTCCCATGTGAAAACATGGTGGAGCTTAGCTTgaaaaattgtattattagCCCAGGAAGAGGACTTGCTTGTGTGTTGGGGAAATGCAGGAACTTGGAGAAGATTCATTTGGACATGTGCGTTGGAGTAAGGGATTCTGACATCATAAACATGGCCCAAACATCAAGTAAGCTTCGGTCCATTTCTCTCCGAGTGCCTTCAGATTTTTCACTGCCAATTTTGATGAGCAACCCATTGAGATTGACTGATGAGAGTCTAAAAGCCTTGGCAGACAACTGTAGGATGCTTGAATCTGTCAGGATATCGTTTTCTGATGGAGAGtttccttcaatttcttcatttacTTTGGATGGAATCCTCACTTTGATTCAAAAATGCCCTGTTCGGGAACTTTCTCTTGACTATGTATATTCCTTCAATGATGTTGGGATGGAAGCACTGTGCTCAGCACATTATCTTGAAATCTTGGAGCTCGCTAGATGCCAAGAAATTAGTGATGAGGGGCTGCAGCTTGCGTGTCAGTTCCCTCATTTGAGCATATTACGGCTAAGAAAGTGTTTAGGGGTTACAGATGATGGATTAAAGCCACTTGTAGGTTCACTCAAATTAGACTTGTTGGCTGTGGAGGATTGCCCTCAAGTCTCTGAAAGGGGTGTTCAAGGAGCTGCCAGATCTGTTTCTTTCCGGCAAGACTTGTCGTGGATGTATTGA